The following coding sequences lie in one Populus nigra chromosome 15, ddPopNigr1.1, whole genome shotgun sequence genomic window:
- the LOC133674937 gene encoding peroxiredoxin-2 yields MAPIAVGDVLPDGKLAYFDEQDQLQEVSVHSLAAGKKVILFGVPGAFTPTCSLKHVPGFIEKAEELKSKGVTEILCISVNDPFVMKAWAKSYPENKHVKFLADGSATYTHALGLELDLQEKGLGTRSRRFALLVDDLKVKAANVEGGGEFTVSSADDILKDL; encoded by the exons ATGGCCCCGATTGCTGTTGGTGATGTCTTGCCTGATGGAAAGCTCGCTTATTTCGACGAGCAAGATCAGCTCCAGGAAGTGTCCGTACACTCTCTAGCTGCCGGTAAAAAGGTCATCCTCTTTGGTGTTCCCGGTGCCTTCACACCCACCTGCAG CTTGAAGCATGTGCCGGGGTTTATCGAGAAAGCAGAGGAGTTAAAATCAAAGGGCGTTACAGAAATTTTGTGCATCAGCG TCAACGACCCCTTTGTGATGAAGGCATGGGCCAAATCTTACCCTGAGAATAAGCATGTCAAATTCTTAGCTGATGGGTCTGCAACTTACACCCATGCTCTCGGCCTTGAGCTTGACCTCCAAGAGAAAGGGCTTGGCACACGTTCTAGGAGGTTTGCTCTCTTGGTTGATGACCTTAAGGTGAAAGCTGCAAATGTTGAAGGTGGTGGAGAATTCACTGTGTCCAGTGCCGATGA